The segment ATCATTTGTTTTGAGTatctttgtatttctgttttatcaaGCTGTTTTTTTCATGATTCCTTAAGAATCACATCTAATCAACAAATGCTTGttagaaaaaaatgatttttagtgatttatttagtttgaacaGAAAAACTATTCTAATGTTCTTCTTCAAAGTCCTCTGATATGTATATTATCAGATTTCATTACACCCCCAAGCAAACCCCCCAAATATCTACTATCCTCTTGGTGTTTTTTAGTCAGTAAGTCATTTAGTATTTCTGACTTCAGTGTAAAAACTCAAAATGCACCAAAAAGtcaagttaaaaatgaaaactgaaagttaactgtaaacaaacacatcacagactTCACTAGATGGAAGATAAACTGTATCcaggaagacaaacacagagatggCCCAATCTGTGagtaaaagaacattttacaaaggAAACCACGTTTTCAGTCTTTATACTAATTCCTCTGTGCTGGACTCGCAGAGATAAAACATCTGACTTTGCACTTTCCCTGAGCTCTCAGCTCTTGACGCTCTGTTCTGAAGAGTTGGTTAGTTGGTTGCTTTTTGCTTTCCCTGTAATTTCTTCAGTCTAAATTTAATTGGGGACTGTCTTTGAGTGATGATTTGGTGATGTGAACTGATAATAATGAATCAAAGTTAATGTAacttcagtttttaaatgtgtaaaatgtgtttaatattcatctaaactcatgtaaaaacaaatgtggcTTTTATATAACAGTTTAATCTCTATGTTACAGAcgtatttatgtattttacaaTTTGGTAAAGGATGTTTGACGGTTGCTACATGTATGCGTCAGTGAGAGTTGTAAAGACGTCtgagtaaatatttaaaacaactcACAGCTGTTCTCAGATTGATCAATTGacctttttaatatttattatttattgcaaaATAGCATCAGTAGAAATTCAGAGATTTATCAGCAGAGATCCAGCAATAAGAAAACTGAAATTAGCACAGATATACCTACTTATATGTACCTATACTTAATACATTCAGATCATTACTGCGATAACTGTAATTAATAAAGAGCAGACGTCACTTTGGCTACAGAAATTATTCAAGTAAACTTTATTTTCTcaacatgacaaacacaaacctgcTTTAATGTAATATCACTGACAAACTACAGCCATGCACGCACTCACTCACTAACAAAAGCTAAGAACATCAAGCATAATGTAAAAAGTGTGCTGTTTATCACAGCGGTCAGAAGTAAAGGGCTTTATATTCAGCTTGTTGGTGCCGGCTGTTGCTCACAGCTGCAGtgttaatgttacatttaacaGAGCTTATTAGTAAAGTAGAAAACTGATTTTCGTACTTTGAAGCTTtacaatgcattaaaaaaacaatcattaatATTAGGCTTAGGTACATTTATTTCCCAGTGTGAGATGTAATCACCAGCCATAGGCCAAATgttaacacatactgtagcttcagGAAAATTCTCTCACTCGTCATTAGTAGCAGTGAAACATGGAAAATTCAGCTCATACTTAAACAGTTATTTGTAAGTTCTCCTGCAAGTATATGTGACGTGATGGTGtctaaaaattatatttgtgatTTTCCTTTCTGACACTTATCCTCAGATCCTCAGCTCGCTAACATTTCAGAGATTTACTGCTATTAATTCATCTGTAAATGATTCTGTTAATCAGATTTTCTTactgtcaaagtgaaaatatcTACTTACACAGACTAGAGACTAGGATCACTGGATCCTTTCAATTCCTAGTGACCAAGTCACAACCTAGGACCTGAGTTGGGACAGGTTTGAATTTTACTCCTCCATTTTTCCACAGTAGGTGTGTGGGTGTTAATATGTGTACATGGGACAAATTGCCACTCATCCTGATTGTTGCCTCCAAACACAAATCTATCTTTGTCGTGTTTGTTCAAGTAAATCCCCAGATACATCATATTACCTGCAAAGAGTGCAAAACTCCTAATCACTTCTCCGAACGTTTTCCTGAACCCGAACATACCGTAACCCAGTTATAGCTTCGTCATCCAACATTTCAATCTCATTAACATGGGAAAACAAGTGAACAGCAGTGCTGTGATGATGTGAAAAGTCTGGTAGAGAACTCTAAACCCTTTTACCAAAGTCGGTGTTTAttgaacacaaaacaaaaaccagtgTATGTTTATGTGCTGATTTGATGATGTGCAGAATGTAACTGAATATGAATTAACCTCCACAATGTCAggaatttgtttgttttgatgttttaatgttcaGTCACATTGGATCCATGACCGGTCCATTCTCTGTTCACTTCCTTTAACAATGTTCAAACAAATGTTAGCCTTCACTGTTTGCACTCTTGTGCCTCTGCTTCGTAGCTTCGACCCTAAAGACTTTCTTTCACTCACTCTATGTGGTCTCAGTAGTCCAAAGGAAACGGCCCAGATCTTGTCACTGGCTCACTGATTATGATAACTGTTTCATGTCATACATTGGCACCTCTGACTCCTCCGCCTTGCCCTCATCAGCAGGTGCCTTGGCAGCATCGGGGGTGCCTTTACGACCTTTCGGAGGGGGGACAGGCACTGCTCCATCTGTGCCGCCCTCTGCTCCTTCCTGGCCTTCTGCTACAGTCCTCTCCTTCTTCAGGTTGAGCTTGGCTGGGACATTCTTGGTAATGGTCTCCTTCAGCCTCTCGCCCGACTGCTTCAGCCTCTCGCCAGACTGGCGAATCTTCTCGCGCCTCTCGGCTGTCACGATACGCTCACCAAACTTGTTCACTTTGCTGCCCAGGTTCTCACGGGTCTTGCTCATGTTCTCCTTGGAGAAAGTGGCCTTGAAGCTTTCTATGCGTGTCAGGCCTGTCTTCTTCACGCGGCCGGCCATTGATGAGTCTGCCTCTTCAACCACCATGTACTCTTCATCTGACTCAGGAGGGAGCTCGAACTTGTCTGGTTCCACCTCAGCTCTTgcaccagtgctgctgctgggttCTGCTGGCTCATTGCCTGGGGAGACGGCCTTCACCTCCTGGTCACCCTGATGAAGAAGAGCACAAACGAAGAGTGTAAAGCTGAGAAAATGTCTAAGAATAAAATAAGTACTATGATACCACGCTTTCTTATTCTCGTGGACAGAGTTCAATAGATGATGTAAGGTCTAAATAGGTGTCTTGTTAAAGTGTGTCATGTAGACTTTAAGCTATGAGCGTGCAGGCCTTAACTCTGCCTCcataaataaactgcagcacctgtttctgcagctcaaTGCTCTGCTGCAGAAAGCTAAACATATCAGTGAGCAGCCGCATCAGAGCAAAGTGTATTGGAAGCCATCATGGCGTGCGTCAGTCTGTAACTCTAAGATCAGGTTACACTTATCATGAAATGGAGCAAAAATGTTGACCCTGAAGCTGTAAATTTGACCCAGATTCTTGCAATTGTAATTCTCTCAAGGAAGGCCTCATTCACAATTAAGTTCCACTTATTTATATTGGGAGGTGATGAGTAAGCAAAAGTGGAGAAAGACATCAGCTGTACATGCAGAGGTAACTTTAAACTAGTAAAAGTGACACTTGACAGGCATttgtaattttctgttttctcatatatcatagaataaaacattaaatttaccATATAGCAAATATTGCACTAGTTTGTAGCTTTGCTAATAGGAGTGTTAAGATCTTTGCGTTTTTCTCTTAATTGAAACACTGATTTTTCTGAAGCTTTGACAGATGTAGAACATTGATAACTAAGCTAAGCTTAAGTAGGAGAGATTGCTATTATACTAAACCAAGCATACCAACCATCTCATCTAAAGtacattaaataacacataatTTCATTTCTAGAATCTATAAAACCAAAATGTATAGTTTTATAGGGAGTTGTGTGAGCTGATGTTGAACAGTCAGTTCAGTGATGAACAGTGTTTCATGCAGTCCTCTGAAGTCTTTTTGCCATGTTTGTTACCATAGTCCTTGCACAGAAAAATCTCTGAGTACCTGGCAACTCATCCTACAGTTAATGATGCTGTACAGCTGGACTGTGCAATTAAAAACATTACCTAGTTTTTAATCTAGTGTGTCTCTGTTGAACTTGGCTACATTTAGCTTTGTTATGTTTTGGCCTCAACCAAGCATATACACACAGGCacttattttctatttatatttattattttaacaggtGAATGCAAAACCATTCGgttactgatttgttttttcagcacAGTCATCAGAGAGGAACAGTCAAAGGCCAAAAATGCATTTCACCCCATGGCATCACAGTGATTTCCTGAACTTCTTCTCTAGCAGATTCTAGAGGATTTCCtccatcgtttttttttttaaacttgtcaTAGCAAATCAGCCTTCAAGCACAGCCTGTTAGCAGCAAACAAAATGATGATTTATAACCTGCGACCAGGAAATCACCGTGAGCTAATGCACAGAGAGAGCCGACAACTATATTAGGAGATGGTGGAGGTTTAGAATAACTTCAGTGCTCAGCTGCCACAGTCGGGGTACAgaaaccacagcagctctgctaactgaaaattagttttattagtATTGTAAATATCAACTTCTTTCTGAGACTTTCTATTTCTACTTTTCCATGTTATGTGACAGTATGAGTGTGCTTAGTGCAATTTGACATCAAGCAGCTGCAGCCAGCCAGTCACAGGCTCTTCTTGAGGTTTGCTCATCATGTGACTTCACTTACAGTACTGTAACTGGACACTATACATCTATTCCAGATTACAGTAACTGAACAACTCCCCACAGAGCTATTCCTGCATTTGGGCCAAGTCATAAAGCTAATTAACATGTTAACCAGCTTCACTGCCAATGTTAATGTACCTATTGCTTGTATTGTCATAGTATAATGCATGGAGTAGCATTGTACTGTACACAATATTCATTATAAGTACAGAACATATTGCTTCTAAAATCTTGGTAGAACAAATGTTActatttattatctttatttctaCCTTTGTGAAAGTATTTTACTTATCACATTGCTTTGCTAAAGCTGTCCATTCTGTAGAAACAGGGAAACCTGGACCATTTTCACAAGTATCCTTAGCTGTTACACATTAGACATTAATTTCTAAGTTATTATATCTAAGTGTAGACCTTGTCTATGAGCACCAGATCCCCAGTGTAACCTTTCAGCATACTGAAGTTTATCCACTGCAAAAATAACCAGGTCACCATCACACTGGCAGCTGCTGACTGTGAAGGCCAAAGAAGTAAAATGAAGCCGGGTCTGTGCATGCGCTCCGTGCTATTTCAACCCTTACGATGAACCGAGGCGAACTGGGACATTCATCAGCTTATACTATTTTCTAAAAGAATACAGAGATGTTCACTGACAAAGATATAAAAGCCTTGCTCATTGGTCTCAAGCATTAGCTCAAATCAGTCACTCCAGACTAGAGTTAAACATAAAACTATGTATAATACAGGGGATAGAAATAGACATACAGCAGCATCTGGCGACATCTTGCTGAAAAGTTGTTTGTATTTCTCAACAGATCCAACTGAAACATTAATATTTGTTCCTTTGGTGGCAGCTTTCCTTTTCTTTGGTACTTAGATTAGATTTGCTAGGTCCAAATTACATTCAGTCTAAACTGCTCAGATAGATTAGTCTTTGAGTATTGTCACAAGATCTGTGTCTTTTTGAGATGTCTAAATTTTGGATTGGTTAACTGTGGATCAGGCATGACTGTCCTTGAGTCTCATTGAGGTAGGTAGGACATCTTTTTGGAGAACTAATTTAAGGATGCCAGATAAACCTACGTACCTACCTACCTATACTGTTATGTCACCAAGCAGTAACAACCTTTCTTTGTTGAAACCTGACTAAAAATGCCAAGAGCATTAGAAATACATCATCTAGCCATTTATCAGCTGCTCTGCAAACCCGCTGATAGAGAATCAATATTCCACTGTACCAGTATCAGAATTATTTTAGTAATCACTTTCCAAAGATACATTTCATATCATTTCCACAGAAGGATGTCTGAGCATCAGAGGGGatcaaacaacattttgtctTCACAGCTGAAGGACTAAACATAGATACACATAGACGCATAGACATATGAATCTTACCTGATAAATAACCACCCTGAACTTGTTCTTGGCCAGAAGGTCTCCCTGGGTGGCCTCCACCTTCTTCACCCTGATGTTCTGGTTCTCTACACGCACCCTGACATCCTTGATGTGACGACTGACCTTGCGGGTCTTCTCCAGCAGCCGGTCAACAGTGGTGCTAGTGTTTGCGTGGTCACTAGTGAGCTTTATAATGTCGGCTTGGATGGTCTTCACTGTGGACTCTAAATCCAGCTGACGCTCTTCCATGCGCTGCTGTGTGGCCTGTACACTGTCGATGAGGCCTGCCACGCGCTCCAGCAACGCCGCAATGTTGTCCTCTCCCCCACCGGTTGGCATGCCCGGTTTGTCTGTCATACTTgcttgttggtttgtctgttggTTGCTTGGTTTCTTATAAACTTAGATACTAAGTAATCCTAATGTAAAAGGGAAGAAGAATTGAGGACCAACAGGGTcaatgatgaagaggagaaaaagctTTAGCAAGAACTAACCAAAAAAgatttgaaagaaaatgtgtcgCACAAAGGCTCAAAAATGAGAGGGATGCGGATTAAGGCATTAAGGGAAGCAAGAAAAGGGAGTAAATTGATGACTAATAGAAATCTCTTCTAGAAGAACAGATAAACGTGAAGGACCGAAACAACCCTCAACAACTGTAGGCTGAGCCTCAAACTTGTCAGATGAACTGAACTGACTCCACCCTGTTGGGAAGGGCTGGATAGATGGAAGGGGCAATGGTAAGTCTAAAAAGAGTGGAggtaaaatatattataattgCTATTACTATTTTAGCATTTGAGCAATATATTgatctgttttaaaataatagatAGCCTGTAAAgataaataaactataaataagTTAAGCAAGAGATTCCAAG is part of the Anabas testudineus chromosome 2, fAnaTes1.2, whole genome shotgun sequence genome and harbors:
- the cavin4b gene encoding caveolae-associated protein 4b, coding for MTDKPGMPTGGGEDNIAALLERVAGLIDSVQATQQRMEERQLDLESTVKTIQADIIKLTSDHANTSTTVDRLLEKTRKVSRHIKDVRVRVENQNIRVKKVEATQGDLLAKNKFRVVIYQGDQEVKAVSPGNEPAEPSSSTGARAEVEPDKFELPPESDEEYMVVEEADSSMAGRVKKTGLTRIESFKATFSKENMSKTRENLGSKVNKFGERIVTAERREKIRQSGERLKQSGERLKETITKNVPAKLNLKKERTVAEGQEGAEGGTDGAVPVPPPKGRKGTPDAAKAPADEGKAEESEVPMYDMKQLS